In a single window of the Esox lucius isolate fEsoLuc1 chromosome 22, fEsoLuc1.pri, whole genome shotgun sequence genome:
- the LOC105019932 gene encoding interleukin-18 receptor 1 isoform X3: MIYPHSNETEEVELELMRKGSLCEASPCQSCSSYKESNLYVREGEMAVLKFRIPQVWRTEHNNGNVTLTWSNHSGPGRWVSGDTLVILRVSPNDQGSYSCSLIGASGQAVAMERFYIKVYSDKCYTDLAVYPTYCYEGESCYQLQCSEDNIPQNFTRLNYTWYKDCDTELDSSFENGYLSSADVKDSGNYTCMSYYVYNSHLSDGQVFRRSRTVERTVEPGSVPLVPKIISPKDGDYFEVDMGSPVVVVCRAVIEDPFANLFWLANKSFVEKDNDTLPVFYNSSKELGHEEASLVIKQVSEEHLNSNYTCKLQSPSGVVHVSITLKQKRPAPFPILVFGVVGVFVVTAVVVTVVYVQLKVDIVLFLRDDLGLHRHNSSDGKCYDAYVLCCKSNTGSGVSEEDRRKIEAVLEEEYGYSLCLFDRDILPGEAVSEAVLASIEKSRRLILVSSGSALNPGQDSQYSLLTGLHAALVERQTPLVLVQAEVRSDAGSSQDNQENLKLDSVPEAQQKLVQSGHKVTWKGSNSEPLSSAFWKELRYHMPARARESSQGVEKALLRL; this comes from the exons AGCTGATGAGGAAAGGCTCGCTGTGTGAGGCTTCTCCATGTCAGTCGTGTTCATCATATAAAGAGTCCAACCTCTATGTCCGGGAGGGGGAGATGGCAGTGCTGAAGTTCCGAATACCACAGGTCTGGAGGACTGAGCACAACAACGGAAACGTAACCCTGACATGGAGCAACCACTCTGGGCCTGGGAGATGGGTGTCTGGGGACACTCTGGTTATCCTGAGGGTCTCTCCCAACGACCAAGGTTCCTACTCCTGCTCACTAAT TGGTGCCAGTGGTCAGGCCGTGGCCATGGAGAGGTTTTACATCAAGGTGTACTCTGACAAGTGCTACACAGACTTGGCCGTGTATCCAACTTACTGTTATGAGGGAGAGTCCTGCTATCAACTCCAATGTAGTGAAGACAACATCCCACAGAACTTCACAAGACTTAACTATACGTGGTACAAG GACTGTGACACAGAGTTGGACTCCTCTTTTGAAAATGGATACCTGTCAAGTGCTGATGTAAAGGACAGTGGCAATTATACATGCATGTCATACTATGTCTATAACTCACACCTTTCTGATGGACAAGTGTTTAGGAGGTCCAGAACCGTGGAGCGGACTGTTGAACCTG GATCTGTTCCTTTAGTTCCAAAGATCATCAGCCCTAAGGATGGAGATTATTTTGAAGTAGATATGG GATCCCCTGTTGTGGTGGTTTGTAGAGCTGTCATTGAAGATCCTTTTGCAAACCTTTTCTGGTTGGCAAACAAGTCTTTTGTGGAAAAGGACAATGACACATTGCCAGTGTTTTATAATtcttcaaa AGAGCTAGGCCATGAAGAGGCATCTCTGGTGATAAAGCAAGTGTCAGAGGAGCACCTGAACAGTAACTACACCTGTAAATTGCAGTCACCCTCTGGGGTCGTCCACGTTTCCATCACCTTAAAACAGAAGA GACCTGCCCCATTCCCCATCCTGGTCTTTGGTGTAGTGGGAGTTTTTGTTGTCACTGCTGTGGTGGTGACAGTAGTCTATGTGCAGCTGAAGGTGGACATTGTCTTGTTTCTCAGAGATGATCTAGGTCTGCATCGTCACAATTCCTCCG ATGGGAAGTGTTATGACGCCTACGTACTGTGTTGTAAGAGCAACACGGGGTCAGGTGTGAGTGAAGAGGACCGGCGTAAAATAGAGGCTGTGCTGGAAGAAGAGTATGGCTACAGCCTGTGTCTCTTTGACCGTGACATCCTGCCTGGGGAGG CGGTGTCAGAAGCTGTGCTGGCCTCCATAGAGAAGAGTCGTCGCCTTATTCTGGTGTCCAGTGGCTCGGCTTTGAACCCCGGGCAGGACAGCCAGTACAGTCTGCTCACCGGGCTCCATGCCGCGCTGGTGGAACGGCAGACCCCCCTGGTTCTCGTCCAGGCAGAGGTCAGATCAGATGCGGGATCCAGCCAAGATAACCAG GAGAATCTGAAGCTTGACTCGGTCCCTGAGGCCCAGCAGAAGCTGGTTCAGTCTGGACACAAAGTCACCTGGAAGGGTTCCAACTCTGAACCCCTCTCCTCAGCCTTTTGGAAGGAGCTTCGCTACCATATGCCAGCCAGAGCCAGAGAGTCCTCCCAGGGTGTTGAGAAGGCCCTTCTGAGATTGTAA
- the LOC105022565 gene encoding interleukin-18 receptor accessory protein, which translates to MRTRVTLDFLITACFLQNHLYEGHCKNKGAECLKPGLTTETYGYKAVSGDVFVMQCAKPYSAGLCGHLYNISASPEEANWLRSERETNSDRKCFIDDVAVKRHGNALWFSNVSAKHSGTYMCLTRGTVLNFSLEVLDRGSLGCKHTEPIGDTLILGQGGKIYCPGVNCGNCSASGFRGPNVTWYQKEKAVCSLREKRDIFVVDGQILQLNNVYVTDAKDYFCDYTCRQDDGISWTVRRYLKVSVIARDTQVPPRMIYPHSNETEEVELGEPHTLECRVQFGFQKNFNPVVEWLVSSHGNPGVLMEHIGQLQVNLSTIEEFNVVRTAQIPEVKLIHLDSTFTCLAQNSVGNSSATIRLKRKPKESLTLVIVFPLVSMLFLASLGITVHIYWLEITILYRVYWPYREITIDEKEFDAFVSYVPSTSRPEEVGGVHATKEPLEVLLPRVLEGTWGYRLCLLERDLLPGGAYTEDVVWAVHSSRRLVCLMSPEYMASTCLFELETGIRALQQNARLRILLIWTGTGPNPRPPPFPVTGLGTDPTAAEPGHPSTPLSLPRSPGTTAGPLPPVVRRAIRVLPTLYWNPRDQGRMVTSSNPGSRFWRSLRKAMPPRGVLG; encoded by the exons ATGCGAACGAGGGTCACACTGGATTTCCTCATCACTGCTTGCTTTCTGCAGAACCACTTATATGAAGGTCACTGCAAAAACAAAGGAG CTGAATGTTTGAAACCAGGCTTGACGACAGAGACGTATGGCTACAAAGCTGTCTCCGGAGACGTGTTTGTAATGCAGTGTGCTAAACCCTACTCTGCTGGTCTCTGTGGACACCTCTACAACATCTCAGCCAGCCCGGAGGAAGCCAATTGGTTGAGATCAGAAAGGGAAACCAACAGTGATAGAAAGTGCTTCATAGATGACGTAGCGGTGAAAAGACATGGGAACGCGCTTTGGTTTTCAAACGTTTCTGCAAAGCACTCTGGGACGTACATGTGCTTGACACG TGGCACCGTGCTCAACTTCTCTTTAGAGGTATTGGACAGAGGCAGTCTCGGGTGTAAGCATACAGAGCCAATTGGGGACACTCTGATACTAGGTCAAGGTGGCAAGATCTATTGCCCTGGGGTCAACTGTGGAAACTGCTCTGCCTCGGGGTTCAGAGGTCCGAATGTCACATGGTACCAG AAGGAGAAGGCTGTATGCTCACtgagggagaagagggacaTCTTCGTGGTGGACGGCCAGATCCTTCAACTGAACAATGTTTATGTGACTGATGCTAAAGATTATTTTTGTGACTACACATGCAGACAAGATGATGGAATCTCCTGGACCGTTAGAAGATATTTGAAGGTTTCGGTCATAG CACGTGACACCCAAGTCCCGCCAAGGATGATTTATCCCCATAGCAACGAGACCGAAGAGGTGGAGCTAG GTGAGCCTCACACTCTGGAGTGTAGAGTGCAGTTTGGATTCCAGAAGAACTTTAACCCTGTGGTCGAGTGGTTGGTCAGTTCCCATGGCAACCCAGGTGTCTTAATGGAACATATTGGTCAGCT GCAAGTGAATCTGAGTACAATTGAAGAGTTCAATGTGGTCAGGACAGCTCAGATCCCAGAGGTGAAGCTGATACACCTGGACTCTACCTTCACATGTCTGGCCCAGAACTCTGTAGGCAACAGCAGTGCTACCATCAGGttgaaaagaaaaccaaaag AATCGCTTACTCTTGTGATCGTGTTCCCATTGGTGTCTATGCTGTTCCTGGCCAGCCTCGGCATTACAGTGCACATCTACTGGCTGGAGATCACAATTCTCTACAGAGTCTACTGGCCATACAGGGAGATCACCATAG ATGAGAAGGAGTTCGACGCCTTCGTGTCCTACGTGCCCAGTACCTCCCGCCctgaggaggtggggggagtACATGCGACAAAGGAGCCCCTGGAGGTGCTCCTGCCCCGGGTTCTGGAGGGGACGTGGGGCTACCGCCTTTGTTTGCTGGAGAGAGACCTGCTGCCTGGGGGAG CGTACACGGAGGATGTGGTGTGGGCCGTTCACAGTAGCAGGCGCCTGGTGTGTCTGATGAGTCCCGAGTACATGGCCAGTACATGCCTGTTCGAGCTGGAGACGGGTATCCGAGCCTTGCAGCAGAACGCACGCCTCCGGATCCTCCTCATCTGGACCGGCACCGGCCCTAACCCGAGGCCTCCCCCCTTCCCCGTTACCGGCCTGGGCACCGACCCCACCGCCGCCGAACCCGGCCACCCCAGCACACCTCTCTCCCTGCCCCGGTCCCCGGGGACCACTGCCGGTCCACTGCCCCCAGTGGTCCGTAGGGCCATTAGAGTTCTGCCCACTCTGTACTGGAACCCCAGAGACCAGGGACGGATGGTTACCAGCTCCAACCCTGGATCGAGGTTCTGGAGATCCCTCCGCAAGGCCATGCCGCCTCGGGGGGTGCTGGGATGA
- the LOC105019932 gene encoding interleukin-18 receptor 1 isoform X2 → MMKPLFMVLLLSATKELMRKGSLCEASPCQSCSSYKESNLYVREGEMAVLKFRIPQVWRTEHNNGNVTLTWSNHSGPGRWVSGDTLVILRVSPNDQGSYSCSLIGASGQAVAMERFYIKVYSDKCYTDLAVYPTYCYEGESCYQLQCSEDNIPQNFTRLNYTWYKDCDTELDSSFENGYLSSADVKDSGNYTCMSYYVYNSHLSDGQVFRRSRTVERTVEPGSVPLVPKIISPKDGDYFEVDMGSPVVVVCRAVIEDPFANLFWLANKSFVEKDNDTLPVFYNSSKELGHEEASLVIKQVSEEHLNSNYTCKLQSPSGVVHVSITLKQKRPAPFPILVFGVVGVFVVTAVVVTVVYVQLKVDIVLFLRDDLGLHRHNSSDGKCYDAYVLCCKSNTGSGVSEEDRRKIEAVLEEEYGYSLCLFDRDILPGEAVSEAVLASIEKSRRLILVSSGSALNPGQDSQYSLLTGLHAALVERQTPLVLVQAEVRSDAGSSQDNQENLKLDSVPEAQQKLVQSGHKVTWKGSNSEPLSSAFWKELRYHMPARARESSQGVEKALLRL, encoded by the exons ATGATGAAGCCACTGTTCATGGTCCTCCTCCTTTCTGCAACCAAAG AGCTGATGAGGAAAGGCTCGCTGTGTGAGGCTTCTCCATGTCAGTCGTGTTCATCATATAAAGAGTCCAACCTCTATGTCCGGGAGGGGGAGATGGCAGTGCTGAAGTTCCGAATACCACAGGTCTGGAGGACTGAGCACAACAACGGAAACGTAACCCTGACATGGAGCAACCACTCTGGGCCTGGGAGATGGGTGTCTGGGGACACTCTGGTTATCCTGAGGGTCTCTCCCAACGACCAAGGTTCCTACTCCTGCTCACTAAT TGGTGCCAGTGGTCAGGCCGTGGCCATGGAGAGGTTTTACATCAAGGTGTACTCTGACAAGTGCTACACAGACTTGGCCGTGTATCCAACTTACTGTTATGAGGGAGAGTCCTGCTATCAACTCCAATGTAGTGAAGACAACATCCCACAGAACTTCACAAGACTTAACTATACGTGGTACAAG GACTGTGACACAGAGTTGGACTCCTCTTTTGAAAATGGATACCTGTCAAGTGCTGATGTAAAGGACAGTGGCAATTATACATGCATGTCATACTATGTCTATAACTCACACCTTTCTGATGGACAAGTGTTTAGGAGGTCCAGAACCGTGGAGCGGACTGTTGAACCTG GATCTGTTCCTTTAGTTCCAAAGATCATCAGCCCTAAGGATGGAGATTATTTTGAAGTAGATATGG GATCCCCTGTTGTGGTGGTTTGTAGAGCTGTCATTGAAGATCCTTTTGCAAACCTTTTCTGGTTGGCAAACAAGTCTTTTGTGGAAAAGGACAATGACACATTGCCAGTGTTTTATAATtcttcaaa AGAGCTAGGCCATGAAGAGGCATCTCTGGTGATAAAGCAAGTGTCAGAGGAGCACCTGAACAGTAACTACACCTGTAAATTGCAGTCACCCTCTGGGGTCGTCCACGTTTCCATCACCTTAAAACAGAAGA GACCTGCCCCATTCCCCATCCTGGTCTTTGGTGTAGTGGGAGTTTTTGTTGTCACTGCTGTGGTGGTGACAGTAGTCTATGTGCAGCTGAAGGTGGACATTGTCTTGTTTCTCAGAGATGATCTAGGTCTGCATCGTCACAATTCCTCCG ATGGGAAGTGTTATGACGCCTACGTACTGTGTTGTAAGAGCAACACGGGGTCAGGTGTGAGTGAAGAGGACCGGCGTAAAATAGAGGCTGTGCTGGAAGAAGAGTATGGCTACAGCCTGTGTCTCTTTGACCGTGACATCCTGCCTGGGGAGG CGGTGTCAGAAGCTGTGCTGGCCTCCATAGAGAAGAGTCGTCGCCTTATTCTGGTGTCCAGTGGCTCGGCTTTGAACCCCGGGCAGGACAGCCAGTACAGTCTGCTCACCGGGCTCCATGCCGCGCTGGTGGAACGGCAGACCCCCCTGGTTCTCGTCCAGGCAGAGGTCAGATCAGATGCGGGATCCAGCCAAGATAACCAG GAGAATCTGAAGCTTGACTCGGTCCCTGAGGCCCAGCAGAAGCTGGTTCAGTCTGGACACAAAGTCACCTGGAAGGGTTCCAACTCTGAACCCCTCTCCTCAGCCTTTTGGAAGGAGCTTCGCTACCATATGCCAGCCAGAGCCAGAGAGTCCTCCCAGGGTGTTGAGAAGGCCCTTCTGAGATTGTAA
- the LOC105019932 gene encoding interleukin-18 receptor 1 isoform X1, which yields MSGLFEFQFSFSHSTFAFYLSRLQSNNKTNLMMKPLFMVLLLSATKELMRKGSLCEASPCQSCSSYKESNLYVREGEMAVLKFRIPQVWRTEHNNGNVTLTWSNHSGPGRWVSGDTLVILRVSPNDQGSYSCSLIGASGQAVAMERFYIKVYSDKCYTDLAVYPTYCYEGESCYQLQCSEDNIPQNFTRLNYTWYKDCDTELDSSFENGYLSSADVKDSGNYTCMSYYVYNSHLSDGQVFRRSRTVERTVEPGSVPLVPKIISPKDGDYFEVDMGSPVVVVCRAVIEDPFANLFWLANKSFVEKDNDTLPVFYNSSKELGHEEASLVIKQVSEEHLNSNYTCKLQSPSGVVHVSITLKQKRPAPFPILVFGVVGVFVVTAVVVTVVYVQLKVDIVLFLRDDLGLHRHNSSDGKCYDAYVLCCKSNTGSGVSEEDRRKIEAVLEEEYGYSLCLFDRDILPGEAVSEAVLASIEKSRRLILVSSGSALNPGQDSQYSLLTGLHAALVERQTPLVLVQAEVRSDAGSSQDNQENLKLDSVPEAQQKLVQSGHKVTWKGSNSEPLSSAFWKELRYHMPARARESSQGVEKALLRL from the exons ATGTCAGGATTATTTGAGTTTCAGTTTAGTTTCTCACATTCGActtttgctttttatttatcACGGCTGCAATCCAATAATAAG ACGAACTTGATGATGAAGCCACTGTTCATGGTCCTCCTCCTTTCTGCAACCAAAG AGCTGATGAGGAAAGGCTCGCTGTGTGAGGCTTCTCCATGTCAGTCGTGTTCATCATATAAAGAGTCCAACCTCTATGTCCGGGAGGGGGAGATGGCAGTGCTGAAGTTCCGAATACCACAGGTCTGGAGGACTGAGCACAACAACGGAAACGTAACCCTGACATGGAGCAACCACTCTGGGCCTGGGAGATGGGTGTCTGGGGACACTCTGGTTATCCTGAGGGTCTCTCCCAACGACCAAGGTTCCTACTCCTGCTCACTAAT TGGTGCCAGTGGTCAGGCCGTGGCCATGGAGAGGTTTTACATCAAGGTGTACTCTGACAAGTGCTACACAGACTTGGCCGTGTATCCAACTTACTGTTATGAGGGAGAGTCCTGCTATCAACTCCAATGTAGTGAAGACAACATCCCACAGAACTTCACAAGACTTAACTATACGTGGTACAAG GACTGTGACACAGAGTTGGACTCCTCTTTTGAAAATGGATACCTGTCAAGTGCTGATGTAAAGGACAGTGGCAATTATACATGCATGTCATACTATGTCTATAACTCACACCTTTCTGATGGACAAGTGTTTAGGAGGTCCAGAACCGTGGAGCGGACTGTTGAACCTG GATCTGTTCCTTTAGTTCCAAAGATCATCAGCCCTAAGGATGGAGATTATTTTGAAGTAGATATGG GATCCCCTGTTGTGGTGGTTTGTAGAGCTGTCATTGAAGATCCTTTTGCAAACCTTTTCTGGTTGGCAAACAAGTCTTTTGTGGAAAAGGACAATGACACATTGCCAGTGTTTTATAATtcttcaaa AGAGCTAGGCCATGAAGAGGCATCTCTGGTGATAAAGCAAGTGTCAGAGGAGCACCTGAACAGTAACTACACCTGTAAATTGCAGTCACCCTCTGGGGTCGTCCACGTTTCCATCACCTTAAAACAGAAGA GACCTGCCCCATTCCCCATCCTGGTCTTTGGTGTAGTGGGAGTTTTTGTTGTCACTGCTGTGGTGGTGACAGTAGTCTATGTGCAGCTGAAGGTGGACATTGTCTTGTTTCTCAGAGATGATCTAGGTCTGCATCGTCACAATTCCTCCG ATGGGAAGTGTTATGACGCCTACGTACTGTGTTGTAAGAGCAACACGGGGTCAGGTGTGAGTGAAGAGGACCGGCGTAAAATAGAGGCTGTGCTGGAAGAAGAGTATGGCTACAGCCTGTGTCTCTTTGACCGTGACATCCTGCCTGGGGAGG CGGTGTCAGAAGCTGTGCTGGCCTCCATAGAGAAGAGTCGTCGCCTTATTCTGGTGTCCAGTGGCTCGGCTTTGAACCCCGGGCAGGACAGCCAGTACAGTCTGCTCACCGGGCTCCATGCCGCGCTGGTGGAACGGCAGACCCCCCTGGTTCTCGTCCAGGCAGAGGTCAGATCAGATGCGGGATCCAGCCAAGATAACCAG GAGAATCTGAAGCTTGACTCGGTCCCTGAGGCCCAGCAGAAGCTGGTTCAGTCTGGACACAAAGTCACCTGGAAGGGTTCCAACTCTGAACCCCTCTCCTCAGCCTTTTGGAAGGAGCTTCGCTACCATATGCCAGCCAGAGCCAGAGAGTCCTCCCAGGGTGTTGAGAAGGCCCTTCTGAGATTGTAA